Proteins encoded together in one Paracidovorax wautersii window:
- a CDS encoding branched-chain amino acid ABC transporter permease, protein MARTSSPSARWPLWATPAIALVLAYGVVPLVATDYVFDALLIPFLALSLAAVGLNLLTGYAGQLSLGSAAFMAVGAYAAYNFQLRVEGLPLLAAIALGGVAATVVGVAFGLPSLRLRGFYLAVSTLAAQFFVQWALTKFGWFSNHNPSGVIDAPPLAVAGVVFDTPVGRYLFALTVVAVLTALVWRVTRTPTGHHFIAVRDNELAARVIGVPVLRAKLLAFALSSFVIGVAGVLWGFVYLRTVEPAGFNLDRSFQILFIIIIGGLATLRGAFLGAALIVVFPLLLSRLGSLLLGPWFDSGVLELFQRIALGALIVGFLIAEPRGLAALWERWVARLQRTRPPPQAT, encoded by the coding sequence ATGGCACGCACATCATCTCCCTCCGCACGCTGGCCGCTGTGGGCCACGCCTGCCATCGCCTTGGTGCTGGCCTATGGCGTGGTGCCGCTGGTGGCTACCGACTACGTGTTCGATGCGCTGCTGATTCCCTTCCTGGCGCTGTCGCTGGCCGCCGTGGGGCTGAACCTGCTGACGGGCTACGCGGGCCAGCTGTCGCTGGGCTCGGCCGCCTTCATGGCTGTAGGCGCCTATGCGGCCTACAACTTCCAGCTGCGCGTCGAGGGCCTGCCGCTGCTGGCGGCCATCGCGTTGGGCGGCGTGGCCGCCACGGTGGTGGGCGTGGCGTTCGGCCTGCCCAGCCTGCGGCTGCGGGGCTTCTACCTGGCCGTATCGACCCTGGCGGCGCAGTTCTTCGTGCAGTGGGCGCTGACGAAGTTCGGCTGGTTCAGCAACCACAACCCCTCGGGCGTGATCGACGCCCCGCCGCTGGCCGTGGCGGGCGTGGTCTTCGACACCCCCGTGGGCCGCTACCTGTTCGCGCTGACCGTGGTGGCCGTGCTCACGGCGCTGGTCTGGCGCGTGACCCGCACGCCCACCGGCCACCACTTCATCGCCGTGCGCGACAACGAGCTGGCCGCCCGCGTGATCGGCGTGCCGGTGCTGCGCGCCAAGCTGCTGGCGTTCGCGCTGTCGTCGTTCGTGATCGGCGTGGCGGGCGTGCTGTGGGGCTTCGTCTACCTGCGCACGGTGGAGCCGGCGGGCTTCAACCTCGACCGCTCGTTCCAGATTCTTTTCATCATCATCATCGGCGGCCTGGCCACGCTGCGCGGCGCCTTTCTGGGCGCGGCCCTGATCGTCGTGTTCCCTCTGCTGCTCTCGCGCCTGGGCAGTCTGCTGCTGGGCCCGTGGTTCGACTCGGGCGTACTGGAGCTGTTCCAGCGCATCGCCCTGGGCGCGCTCATCGTCGGCTTTCTCATCGCCGAGCCGCGGGGGCTGGCGGCGCTGTGGGAGCGGTGGGTAGCCCGCTTGCAGCGCACCCGGCCGCCGCCGCAGGCCACGTGA
- a CDS encoding acyl-CoA dehydrogenase family protein: MTTAYRTPSILGPAYEAIADKYRPVFARIQATALEREQQRQLGHEPIQWLKDARFGALRVPVEHGGDGATLPQLFQLLVELAEADSNIVQALRGHFAFVEDRLNAPRDAANIVWLRRFAEGDLAGNAWTEVGNVAIGDVITRVTPTEDGRWVVNGRKFYSTGSIFADWIDLYARRDGPGDGDGLDVIAAVRARQPGVTHHDDWDGFGQRTTGSGTSVYENAEVEPENIFLFADRFKYQTAFYQLFHLATLAGIARAITRDAAAQVRGRQRIFSTGNAPSVAQDVQVQQVVGEVAAIAYAAEATAVRAAFAAQRAYDAHWHGTPEQEKQANIEAELESAQGQVALTDLVLRAASQFFNGLGASAASSAQSLDRHWRNARTVASHNPVIYKARIVGDWHVNGTEPPYVWQIGAGPGRPAASAPAPAADAGAANAAQARPLARAA, translated from the coding sequence ATGACCACCGCTTACCGCACGCCCTCGATCCTCGGCCCGGCCTACGAGGCCATCGCTGACAAGTACCGCCCCGTCTTCGCGCGCATCCAGGCCACCGCGCTTGAGCGCGAGCAGCAGCGCCAGCTGGGCCATGAGCCCATCCAGTGGCTCAAGGACGCACGCTTCGGCGCGCTGCGCGTGCCCGTGGAACACGGCGGCGACGGTGCCACGCTGCCGCAGCTGTTCCAGCTGCTGGTGGAGCTGGCCGAGGCCGACTCCAACATCGTGCAGGCGCTGCGCGGGCACTTCGCGTTCGTCGAAGACCGGCTCAATGCGCCGCGCGATGCGGCCAACATCGTGTGGTTGCGGCGCTTTGCCGAAGGCGACCTGGCCGGCAACGCGTGGACCGAAGTCGGCAACGTGGCCATCGGCGACGTGATCACGCGCGTGACGCCCACGGAGGACGGCCGCTGGGTGGTCAACGGCCGCAAGTTCTACAGCACCGGCAGCATCTTCGCGGACTGGATCGACCTGTACGCCCGCCGAGACGGCCCGGGCGACGGCGACGGTCTGGACGTGATCGCCGCCGTGCGCGCGCGCCAGCCCGGCGTGACGCACCACGACGACTGGGACGGCTTCGGCCAGCGCACCACGGGCAGCGGCACCTCGGTGTACGAGAACGCCGAGGTGGAGCCGGAAAACATCTTTCTGTTTGCCGACCGCTTCAAGTACCAGACGGCCTTCTACCAGCTGTTCCACCTGGCCACGCTGGCCGGCATCGCCCGCGCCATCACGCGCGACGCCGCCGCCCAGGTGCGCGGCCGCCAACGCATCTTCAGCACCGGCAACGCGCCCAGCGTGGCGCAGGACGTGCAGGTGCAGCAGGTGGTGGGCGAGGTTGCGGCCATCGCCTATGCGGCCGAAGCCACCGCCGTGCGCGCCGCGTTTGCCGCCCAGCGCGCCTACGACGCGCACTGGCACGGCACGCCCGAGCAGGAAAAGCAGGCCAACATCGAGGCCGAACTGGAATCCGCGCAGGGCCAGGTGGCCCTCACCGACCTGGTGCTGCGCGCCGCCAGCCAGTTCTTCAACGGGCTGGGCGCATCGGCCGCCAGCAGCGCGCAGTCGCTGGACCGGCACTGGCGCAACGCGCGCACCGTGGCATCGCACAACCCGGTGATCTACAAGGCGCGCATCGTCGGCGACTGGCACGTCAACGGCACCGAGCCGCCCTACGTGTGGCAGATCGGCGCCGGCCCCGGCCGGCCCGCGGCATCGGCGCCCGCACCGGCCGCCGATGCCGGCGCGGCCAATGCAGCGCAGGCGCGGCCCCTGGCCCGCGCGGCCTGA
- a CDS encoding SfnB family sulfur acquisition oxidoreductase yields the protein MTARPALQQHLPEIPTDVARIATDTEAIAAAHQLAADFAPGASERDRDRRLPWDELKRWSASGLGAITVPRAYGGPQVSYATLAEVFVILNAADPSIGQIPQNHFGVLGVLREIGTEAQKQRFYGEVLAGRRLGNAGPERKVDGAATILQSGTRLRATPLGLRLTGKRFYSTGALFAHRIPVRALDDAGRAVQAWVPRDAPGVAVVDDWDAFGQRTTASGTVVFDDVPVAADDVLPLWQLADRPGLYGPSSQLLQAAIDQGIAEAAVADAQRFVRERARPWVDSGVQHAHDDPYVIADVGRLQIDLHAAREVLRETGELFDTLAAQATLSAEDSARASVAVAEAKVLTTRIALEASEKLFELAGSAATRAAPNLGRHWRNARVHTLHDPVRWKLHLIGNHRLNGALPARHSWN from the coding sequence ATGACTGCAAGACCGGCACTGCAACAACACCTGCCCGAGATTCCCACCGACGTGGCGCGGATCGCCACCGATACAGAGGCCATCGCCGCCGCGCACCAACTGGCGGCTGACTTCGCACCCGGCGCCTCCGAGCGCGATCGCGATCGCCGCCTGCCCTGGGATGAACTCAAGCGCTGGTCCGCCAGCGGGCTGGGCGCCATCACCGTGCCGCGCGCCTACGGCGGGCCACAGGTGTCTTACGCCACGCTGGCCGAGGTGTTCGTGATCCTGAACGCGGCCGACCCGTCCATCGGGCAGATTCCGCAGAACCATTTCGGCGTGCTGGGTGTGCTGCGCGAGATCGGCACCGAGGCGCAGAAGCAGCGCTTCTATGGCGAGGTGCTGGCCGGCCGCCGGCTGGGCAATGCCGGGCCTGAGCGCAAGGTGGACGGCGCGGCCACCATCCTGCAAAGCGGCACCCGGCTGCGCGCCACGCCGCTCGGCCTGCGCCTGACAGGCAAGCGCTTTTATTCCACGGGCGCACTCTTCGCGCACCGCATTCCCGTGCGGGCCCTCGACGACGCGGGCCGCGCCGTGCAGGCCTGGGTGCCGCGCGATGCGCCGGGCGTGGCCGTGGTGGACGACTGGGACGCCTTCGGCCAGCGCACCACCGCCAGCGGCACCGTGGTGTTCGACGACGTGCCGGTCGCTGCCGACGATGTGCTGCCCCTGTGGCAGTTGGCCGACCGGCCGGGCCTGTACGGCCCCTCGTCGCAGCTGCTGCAGGCGGCCATCGACCAGGGCATTGCCGAAGCGGCCGTGGCCGATGCGCAGCGCTTCGTGCGCGAGCGCGCCCGGCCCTGGGTGGATTCGGGCGTGCAGCACGCGCACGACGACCCCTACGTGATCGCCGACGTGGGGCGCCTGCAGATCGACCTGCATGCCGCACGCGAGGTGCTGCGCGAGACCGGCGAGCTGTTCGACACCCTGGCCGCGCAGGCCACCCTCAGCGCGGAGGACAGCGCCCGCGCCTCGGTGGCCGTGGCCGAGGCCAAGGTGCTGACCACCCGCATCGCGCTGGAGGCCAGCGAAAAGCTGTTCGAACTGGCCGGCTCGGCCGCCACGCGCGCCGCGCCCAACCTGGGCCGCCACTGGCGCAACGCCCGCGTGCACACGCTGCACGACCCCGTGCGCTGGAAGCTGCACCTGATCGGCAACCACCGCCTGAACGGCGCCCTGCCCGCGCGGCATTCCTGGAACTGA
- a CDS encoding ABC transporter ATP-binding protein encodes MAIPPPALLTVDAVQAVYQGAIAALHGVGFEVRAGEIHALLGANGAGKSTTLKAVSHLLPAERGQVTAGCITYDGQDVAYASPATLVRAGLVPVLEGRHCFPSLSVEDNLVTGALGRSARRGEIAHDLERVYSLFPRLRDKRRTPAGLSSGGEQQMTAIGRALMSRPRLLVLDEPSMGLAPRVVQEIFAQLKRLNREEGLTLLVAEQNSAVALQYADRATVLDAGRAVLSGPADTLRQRDDIRHFYFGQSTQALAA; translated from the coding sequence ATGGCAATCCCGCCCCCCGCGCTGCTCACGGTCGATGCGGTGCAGGCCGTGTACCAGGGCGCCATCGCCGCGCTGCACGGCGTGGGCTTCGAGGTGCGCGCCGGCGAGATCCACGCGCTGCTGGGCGCCAACGGCGCCGGCAAGTCCACCACGCTCAAGGCCGTGTCGCACCTGCTGCCGGCCGAACGCGGACAGGTCACCGCCGGATGCATCACCTACGACGGGCAGGACGTGGCATATGCCAGCCCGGCCACCCTGGTGCGCGCCGGGCTGGTGCCGGTGCTGGAAGGCCGGCACTGCTTTCCCAGCCTGTCGGTGGAGGACAACCTGGTCACCGGCGCCCTGGGCCGAAGCGCCCGGCGCGGCGAGATCGCGCACGACCTGGAGCGGGTGTACTCGCTCTTCCCGCGCCTGCGCGACAAGCGCCGCACGCCCGCCGGACTGTCATCCGGCGGCGAGCAGCAGATGACCGCCATCGGCCGGGCGCTGATGTCACGCCCGCGCCTGCTGGTGCTGGACGAGCCCTCGATGGGCCTGGCACCGCGTGTGGTGCAGGAGATCTTCGCGCAGCTCAAGCGCTTGAACCGCGAGGAAGGTTTGACGCTGCTGGTGGCTGAGCAGAACTCTGCGGTGGCGTTGCAGTATGCGGATCGGGCTACGGTGCTGGATGCAGGGCGGGCGGTGTTGTCGGGGCCGGCGGATACGCTGCGCCAGCGGGACGATATCCGGCACTTCTACTTCGGGCAGAGTACGCAGGCGCTCGCAGCTTAA
- a CDS encoding ABC transporter substrate-binding protein has protein sequence MSLVRHLKAAALIGALALTGLQAANAQAAKPQEQFFPLQSYRVGPYAAGGTGFFGGFIDYLNLVNTRDGGVGGVKLTWEEGETQYEVERGVEVYERLKTRPGIAAWNPLSVGIAYALIDRVTADKVPLLTINHGRTDTTDGRVFKYIFPLLVNPYSETSGIVNYLGTKAGGIDKLKGKKIVVLYHGSPYGKETIPIYELLAKQYGFTVQQIEVPHPGNEQQSQWLTIRRAKPDFVVLRGWGVMNPVALKTAQKTGFPADRIVGNIWSNSEEDVIPAGDAAKGYVAITSVAPGTQYPVLQDIVKTVYDAGKGNLQDKKRIGSVYHNLGVLNGILNVEAIRIAQAKFGKRTLTGDEVRWGLENLQIDEARAAALGAKGLFHSIHVTWDNHEGDGRVAFQQWDGTQWKVVSDWIAPDWKLLRPIIEKSSLAYAKEKNVKVRKSIDD, from the coding sequence ATGTCCCTCGTCCGCCATCTGAAAGCCGCCGCGCTCATCGGCGCGCTGGCCCTCACCGGCCTCCAGGCTGCCAACGCCCAGGCCGCCAAACCGCAGGAACAGTTCTTCCCGCTGCAGAGCTACCGCGTCGGCCCCTATGCGGCCGGCGGCACCGGCTTCTTCGGCGGCTTCATCGACTACCTGAACCTCGTCAACACCCGCGACGGCGGCGTGGGCGGCGTCAAACTGACCTGGGAGGAAGGCGAGACGCAGTACGAGGTGGAGCGCGGCGTGGAGGTGTACGAGCGCCTCAAGACCCGCCCCGGCATCGCCGCGTGGAACCCGCTGTCGGTGGGCATCGCCTATGCGCTGATCGACCGGGTGACGGCCGACAAGGTGCCGCTGCTCACCATCAACCACGGCCGCACCGACACCACCGACGGGCGCGTGTTCAAGTACATCTTCCCGTTGCTGGTCAACCCGTACAGCGAGACCTCGGGCATCGTGAACTACCTGGGCACCAAGGCCGGTGGCATCGACAAGCTCAAGGGCAAGAAGATCGTGGTGCTGTACCACGGCTCGCCCTACGGCAAGGAGACGATTCCGATCTACGAGCTGCTGGCCAAGCAGTACGGCTTCACGGTGCAGCAGATCGAGGTGCCCCACCCCGGCAACGAGCAGCAGTCGCAGTGGCTGACCATTCGCCGCGCCAAGCCCGACTTCGTGGTGCTGCGCGGCTGGGGCGTGATGAACCCGGTGGCGCTCAAGACCGCGCAGAAGACCGGCTTTCCGGCCGACCGCATCGTGGGCAACATCTGGTCCAACTCCGAAGAAGACGTGATTCCCGCGGGCGACGCCGCCAAGGGCTACGTCGCCATCACCTCGGTGGCGCCCGGCACGCAATACCCCGTGCTGCAGGACATCGTGAAGACCGTGTACGACGCCGGCAAGGGCAACCTGCAGGACAAGAAACGCATCGGCAGCGTGTACCACAACCTGGGTGTGCTCAACGGCATCCTGAACGTGGAGGCCATCCGCATCGCGCAGGCGAAGTTCGGCAAGCGCACCCTCACCGGCGACGAAGTGCGCTGGGGCCTGGAGAACCTGCAGATCGACGAAGCCCGCGCCGCCGCTTTGGGCGCCAAGGGCCTGTTCCATTCCATCCACGTGACCTGGGACAACCACGAAGGCGACGGCCGCGTGGCCTTCCAGCAGTGGGACGGCACGCAGTGGAAGGTCGTCTCCGACTGGATCGCGCCGGACTGGAAGCTGCTGCGCCCGATCATCGAGAAGTCGTCCCTGGCGTACGCCAAGGAAAAGAACGTGAAGGTGCGCAAGAGCATCGACGACTGA
- a CDS encoding branched-chain amino acid ABC transporter permease, producing MEGFDFAFLAEVLIGGLLSGVMYSLVAIGFVLIYKTSGVLNFAQGAQLLFAALTFVSLVERGLPFALALGITFALMVALGLAIERTVLRPLVNQPPITLFMATLGLSYVIEGVAQLVWGTQVHSLELGVDDAPIEVAGVLISTLDLFAAGVAAVMVAVLSAFFRYTRVGLAFRAVADDTFAALAVGLRLPVIWATVWSAAGVIALVAGLLWGARLGVQFSLSLVVLKALPVLVLGGFDSILGAIVGGLLIGALEKLAEVYLGPYVGGGIESWFAYAAALLFLLVRPAGLFGQRPVERA from the coding sequence ATGGAAGGCTTCGACTTCGCCTTCCTCGCCGAGGTGCTGATCGGCGGGCTGCTGTCCGGCGTGATGTATTCGCTGGTGGCCATCGGCTTCGTGCTGATCTACAAGACCTCGGGCGTGCTCAACTTCGCGCAGGGCGCGCAGCTGCTGTTCGCGGCGCTCACCTTCGTGAGCCTGGTCGAGCGCGGCCTGCCGTTCGCGCTGGCGCTGGGCATCACGTTTGCGCTGATGGTGGCGCTGGGCCTGGCGATTGAACGCACGGTGCTGCGCCCATTGGTCAACCAGCCGCCCATCACGCTGTTCATGGCCACGCTGGGGCTGTCGTATGTGATCGAGGGCGTGGCCCAGCTGGTGTGGGGCACGCAGGTGCATTCGCTGGAGCTGGGTGTGGACGACGCGCCCATCGAGGTCGCGGGCGTGCTCATCTCCACCTTAGACCTGTTCGCGGCCGGCGTGGCGGCGGTGATGGTGGCCGTGCTGTCGGCGTTCTTTCGCTACACCCGCGTGGGCCTGGCGTTTCGCGCGGTGGCCGACGACACCTTCGCCGCCCTGGCCGTGGGCCTGCGGCTGCCGGTGATCTGGGCCACCGTGTGGTCCGCCGCTGGCGTGATCGCGCTGGTGGCCGGGCTGCTGTGGGGCGCGCGGCTGGGCGTGCAGTTCTCGCTGTCGCTGGTGGTGCTCAAGGCGCTGCCGGTGCTGGTGCTGGGCGGGTTCGACTCCATCCTGGGCGCCATCGTGGGCGGGCTGTTGATTGGTGCGCTGGAAAAGCTGGCCGAGGTGTACCTGGGCCCCTACGTGGGCGGCGGCATCGAAAGCTGGTTCGCCTATGCCGCCGCGCTGCTGTTCCTGCTGGTGCGACCGGCGGGCCTGTTCGGGCAGCGGCCCGTGGAAAGGGCCTGA
- a CDS encoding DUF4062 domain-containing protein: protein MDKRYQVFVSSTYEDLRAERQEVMQALLELDCIPSGMELFPAADEEQWSLIKRVIDECDYYIIICAGRYGSVASSGLSYTEMEYRYALETGKPTLAFLHKTPANIPSAKCEQTDEGRAKLSAFRSSVSQKLCKFWDGPSELGSVVSRSVVKLIKQQPGVGWVRSNELIDGAAAAEVLRLRRQIEDLEAKLTAARNSAPPGTEELSQECEEYSVGYSFDSLDSSRAGWEWTFKIDVSWNEIFYDVGPYLIDETSEAGLRMSMNRMVQARSRIQRSKEERLRHHTNLRNFRIDDHDYQTIKIQLRALGLIVKSEKTRSVKDAGTYWTLTPYGDQVLTSLRAIRKGDEDGHQESEDTDEQAREEA, encoded by the coding sequence ATGGACAAGCGCTACCAAGTATTCGTTAGTTCCACCTATGAAGACTTACGTGCTGAGCGTCAAGAGGTGATGCAAGCATTGCTGGAGTTGGACTGCATTCCATCAGGTATGGAGCTTTTTCCTGCTGCTGATGAGGAGCAATGGAGCTTGATAAAGCGCGTGATCGATGAGTGCGACTACTACATCATCATTTGCGCAGGCCGCTACGGAAGCGTTGCGTCCAGCGGCCTTAGCTACACCGAAATGGAATATCGGTATGCGCTGGAAACAGGCAAACCAACGCTAGCCTTTCTTCATAAAACGCCTGCGAACATCCCTTCGGCAAAGTGCGAGCAAACCGACGAAGGGAGAGCCAAGCTAAGTGCCTTCCGATCGTCTGTGAGTCAAAAGCTATGCAAGTTCTGGGACGGTCCCTCGGAACTTGGCTCAGTAGTTAGTCGCAGTGTCGTGAAACTGATCAAGCAGCAGCCAGGGGTGGGTTGGGTCCGCTCGAACGAGTTGATTGATGGCGCTGCAGCGGCGGAAGTGCTCCGCTTACGCCGTCAGATCGAAGACTTGGAAGCAAAGCTCACGGCGGCCCGCAATTCTGCGCCCCCAGGGACGGAAGAACTGTCGCAAGAATGCGAGGAGTATTCGGTTGGCTACAGTTTTGACTCCCTCGATTCCTCTCGGGCCGGTTGGGAGTGGACGTTCAAAATTGACGTTTCCTGGAACGAGATCTTCTACGACGTTGGGCCTTACCTGATTGATGAGACTTCCGAAGCTGGCCTACGCATGTCTATGAACAGGATGGTCCAAGCTCGCTCCCGTATTCAGCGGTCTAAGGAAGAGAGGCTGCGCCACCATACAAATCTGCGCAACTTCCGGATCGATGACCATGACTACCAAACGATCAAAATTCAGCTGCGCGCACTCGGCCTAATCGTTAAGAGCGAAAAGACACGTAGCGTCAAGGACGCGGGAACTTACTGGACACTGACGCCATATGGTGACCAAGTTCTCACAAGCCTTAGAGCGATACGTAAGGGAGATGAGGACGGCCACCAAGAGTCTGAAGATACGGATGAGCAGGCGCGCGAAGAGGCATAG
- a CDS encoding cytochrome-c peroxidase, with amino-acid sequence MTQHFPSVRFALGALAVAGLLATGAVQAQAQEPVQPLPAVKTIEPAKIELGKKLFFDPRLSKSGFISCNSCHNLSMGGSDNLKTSIGDRWQKGPINSPTVLNSSLNLAQFWDGRAKDLQEQAGGPIANPGEMAFTHALAVDLLRSIPQYVAEFKKVFGHDKLSIEEVTSAIAAFEETLTTPNARFDQWLKGDKKAIDAQELRGYQLFKNAGCVACHNGPNLGGSSFQRMGVVEPYKTANPAEGRFAVTGKDADRFNFKVPTLRNVELTYPYFHDGAADTLAQAVDTMGRLQLGRTFSDAENADIVAFLKTLTGEQPQITLPILPPSSDKTKRPQPFE; translated from the coding sequence ATGACACAACATTTCCCTTCCGTGCGGTTCGCCCTGGGCGCCCTGGCCGTGGCCGGCTTGCTGGCCACGGGCGCCGTGCAGGCACAGGCGCAGGAGCCCGTGCAACCCTTGCCGGCGGTCAAGACCATCGAGCCTGCCAAGATCGAACTGGGCAAGAAGCTGTTCTTCGATCCCCGCCTGTCCAAGTCCGGCTTCATCTCCTGCAACTCGTGCCACAACCTCAGCATGGGCGGCTCGGACAACCTCAAGACGTCCATCGGAGACCGCTGGCAGAAGGGGCCGATCAACTCGCCCACGGTGCTCAATTCGAGCCTGAACCTGGCGCAGTTCTGGGACGGCCGCGCCAAGGACCTGCAGGAGCAGGCCGGCGGCCCCATCGCCAACCCGGGCGAGATGGCCTTCACCCATGCGCTCGCGGTGGACCTGCTGCGCTCCATTCCGCAGTACGTCGCGGAGTTCAAGAAGGTCTTCGGGCACGACAAGCTGAGCATCGAGGAAGTGACCTCGGCCATCGCCGCGTTCGAGGAGACGCTGACCACGCCCAATGCCCGCTTCGACCAGTGGCTCAAGGGCGACAAGAAGGCCATCGACGCACAGGAGCTACGCGGCTACCAGCTGTTCAAGAACGCGGGCTGCGTGGCCTGCCACAACGGCCCCAACCTGGGCGGCTCGTCGTTCCAGCGCATGGGCGTCGTCGAGCCCTACAAGACCGCCAACCCGGCCGAAGGGCGCTTCGCCGTGACCGGCAAGGACGCCGATCGCTTCAACTTCAAGGTGCCCACGCTGCGCAACGTGGAACTGACCTACCCCTACTTCCACGACGGCGCGGCCGACACGCTGGCCCAGGCCGTGGACACCATGGGCCGCCTGCAGCTGGGCCGCACGTTCAGCGATGCGGAGAACGCCGACATCGTGGCGTTCCTCAAGACGCTGACGGGCGAGCAGCCGCAGATCACCTTGCCCATCCTGCCGCCCTCCAGCGACAAGACGAAGCGGCCGCAGCCGTTTGAGTGA
- a CDS encoding ABC transporter ATP-binding protein, translated as MSSTLFDGTLAPPAITPAAPRRPAGQAGATGSTESASAAPALELQGVDLSFGGVHALRGIDLRVAPGELRAIIGPNGAGKSSLVNIISGLYRPDAGRVHIGGKSFAQVPTPRLAHLGVARTFQNLALFKGLSVRDNIALGRVHAARASFAERVLGWGRARREWREAREQAREAIDFLGLGHVQDRLAGGLPYGLQKRVELARALVARPRLLLLDEPLAGTTAGEKSEMAALIRAARDRQGAAVVLIEHDIGIVLGLSDRVAVLDYGRKIADGTPAEVRDDPAVIDAYLGVAHDEDDAVTPAAEAL; from the coding sequence ATGTCCAGCACCTTGTTCGACGGCACCCTGGCCCCGCCCGCTATCACACCCGCAGCGCCGCGCCGACCGGCAGGGCAAGCGGGCGCAACGGGCAGCACCGAGTCCGCCTCGGCCGCTCCCGCGCTGGAGCTGCAGGGCGTCGACCTGTCGTTCGGCGGCGTGCACGCGCTGCGCGGCATCGACCTGCGCGTGGCGCCGGGCGAGCTGCGCGCCATCATCGGGCCCAACGGCGCGGGCAAGAGTTCGCTGGTCAACATCATCAGCGGCCTGTACCGGCCCGATGCCGGCCGCGTGCACATCGGCGGCAAGTCGTTCGCGCAGGTACCCACGCCGCGGCTGGCACACCTGGGCGTGGCGCGCACCTTCCAGAACCTGGCGCTGTTCAAGGGCCTCAGCGTGCGCGACAACATCGCCCTGGGCCGCGTGCATGCGGCGCGCGCCAGCTTTGCCGAGCGGGTGCTGGGCTGGGGCCGGGCGCGCCGCGAGTGGCGCGAGGCGCGCGAACAGGCGCGCGAGGCCATCGACTTCCTGGGTCTGGGGCACGTGCAGGACCGGCTGGCCGGCGGCCTGCCCTACGGCCTGCAGAAGCGCGTGGAGCTGGCGCGCGCGCTGGTGGCCCGCCCGCGCCTGTTGCTGCTCGATGAACCCCTGGCTGGCACCACCGCCGGCGAGAAGAGCGAGATGGCCGCGCTGATCCGCGCCGCGCGCGACCGGCAAGGCGCTGCCGTGGTGCTGATCGAGCACGACATCGGCATCGTGCTGGGCCTGTCGGACCGCGTGGCGGTGCTGGACTACGGCCGCAAGATCGCCGACGGCACACCGGCCGAAGTGCGGGATGACCCGGCCGTGATCGACGCCTATCTGGGCGTGGCACACGATGAAGACGACGCCGTAACTCCAGCCGCGGAGGCGCTGTGA
- the msuE gene encoding FMN reductase — MTRKYKVVAVSGNTQRPSRTLVLVEELIAALSEALPIEAHTIELGPLAPQIGGAIYRNQLPAAVEAELAAIESADLLIVASPVYRGSYTGLFKHLFDFVHHEALIDVPVLLAATGGSDRHALVIDHQLRPLFSFFQARTLPLGVYASEQDFQGYEIARGALRDRIALAVQRALPLVGIAPQAVPALRLAQAA, encoded by the coding sequence ATGACGCGCAAGTACAAGGTCGTCGCCGTTTCCGGCAACACGCAGCGCCCCTCGCGCACGCTGGTGCTCGTCGAAGAGCTGATCGCCGCACTGAGCGAGGCGCTGCCCATCGAGGCCCACACCATCGAACTGGGGCCGCTGGCACCGCAGATCGGCGGCGCGATCTACCGCAACCAGCTGCCCGCCGCAGTGGAGGCGGAACTCGCCGCCATCGAATCGGCCGACCTGCTCATCGTCGCCAGCCCCGTCTACCGAGGCTCGTACACCGGTTTGTTCAAGCACCTGTTCGACTTCGTGCACCACGAGGCGCTGATCGACGTGCCCGTGCTGCTGGCCGCCACCGGCGGCAGCGACCGCCATGCGCTGGTCATCGACCACCAGCTGCGCCCGCTGTTCAGCTTCTTCCAGGCGCGCACGCTGCCGCTGGGCGTGTATGCGTCGGAGCAGGACTTCCAGGGCTACGAGATCGCACGCGGCGCCCTCCGCGACCGCATTGCGCTGGCCGTGCAGCGCGCGCTGCCGCTGGTCGGTATCGCCCCCCAGGCCGTACCCGCGCTGCGGCTGGCGCAGGCCGCCTGA